The Chloroflexota bacterium nucleotide sequence CACAGCATCGTTATAAGGCAGCGCCTCGTGGGTCTCTACGGTTGCTTCGGACATCTCAGCTCCTCACATGCGCTCATGATCAAAATACAGGCGAATCCCCAGACACGCTCTCCTCCCGGGGAGGCAAGAGAGCCCTATTCGCTGCCGCCCTCCCCGGAGACGCTCGATGGATCCTCACGCCGTCTCGGCCTCTTCCTCCCCCTCGCTCGCGGCCGGCTGGAGGGTTCGCTGTCGGATCTCAGGGACCCGACGCGGGTCGAAGATATCCGGCCCCAACACCGGCTGCGGGATGGCGTCCTGAACCCCCTTCTGATACCACGGCACCTGCTTGATGGACTGCCGGGCGATCTTCTCCCGCAGCTTGAGGACACCGTGCAGGAGCGCCTCGGGGGTCGGCGGGCACCCGGGCACGTACACATCCACAGGCAGGAACCGATCGATGCCGGAGACGACGTTATACCCCTCCTTGAAGGGGCCCCCGCCGGTGGCACATGCTCCCATCGCGATCACATAGCGGGGCTCCGCCATCTGGTTGTAGATGCGCACGATCTGGGGGACCATCTTCTTCGTCACCGTACCGGAGACGATCATCAGATCGCTCTGGCGAGGCGACGGCCGCATCACCTCCATGCCGAAGCGGGCCATATCGTAGCGGCCTGCCGCCGTGCAGATCATCTCAATAGCACAGCAGGCCAGCCCGAACATGAGAGGCCACACGGACGTCTTGCGGATCAGGTTGTACATGTAATCGAGGGAGGTGATGAAGACGTTGCGTTGCAGATCCGAGGGAACCTGATTGTGGGCATCCTTGGCTTCATCTGGGTTCATGTTCATGTTCTCCCTGCCACGAGGTTAGATCATCAGCGGCCGTGAACGGACGTATCGATCGACCCAAACGGGGGTACCCGTCCCAACGCTGAGGCAGGCCCTGAGCATAATCATAGCCGACGGCACCCGGCCAATGGTGTAGGCCCAATTCCGATCAAATTTACCACCAAAATTCTCCGGGCCGGCGCACACCGCCGACAGACGTCACGACAGGTCATCCCTCAAGGCACTCACCGAGAGGATCAGGGGACGTGAGGTCGCGGTCAGACCGCCGCGCTGGGACACGTGAGCGATTTTACAATAGGATAGAAGCTCTTGCAAGTCCCCCTTCCACCAAGTGAAACGCTGAAGCGCGAACAAGAGACACCTTCGCCCAGTGTTCCCCGTCGCGATCCGAGCCTTCCTCTCCATTCCGGCTATACTTACGGTAGGAAAGATAGCTTACAGAAAATCCTTGTCCGGATTCGCTCTTTGCTGTACAATGTTCAGGTAACACAACTTGTTCCTGGGATCCTATATCTATTAAAAAAGTTACAGTAATTGACACAAGCTGTCGGCTATGCTACAATCACTCTGGAACGTAAAAGCGATGCTGCTATTCGGGGGAATGCGTCACTGCGCAGCCATC carries:
- a CDS encoding NADH-quinone oxidoreductase subunit B, with amino-acid sequence MNMNPDEAKDAHNQVPSDLQRNVFITSLDYMYNLIRKTSVWPLMFGLACCAIEMICTAAGRYDMARFGMEVMRPSPRQSDLMIVSGTVTKKMVPQIVRIYNQMAEPRYVIAMGACATGGGPFKEGYNVVSGIDRFLPVDVYVPGCPPTPEALLHGVLKLREKIARQSIKQVPWYQKGVQDAIPQPVLGPDIFDPRRVPEIRQRTLQPAASEGEEEAETA